In Amia ocellicauda isolate fAmiCal2 chromosome 7, fAmiCal2.hap1, whole genome shotgun sequence, one genomic interval encodes:
- the agxta gene encoding alanine--glyoxylate and serine--pyruvate aminotransferase a: protein MHRSVFCRGALLAQQVAVESSVPSRISSSLLPRRHRAMSSLSVPPPACLLRPLGAPNRYLFGPGPSNVPPRVLAAGGRPIIGHMHKEMFEIMDDIKKGIQYAFQTQNTLTMAISGSGHCAMEAAIFNAVEPGEAVLIAVNGIWGERAADIAERIGADVKRLVKSPGEHFPLQEIEQAMSQYKPVLFFITHGESSSGLVHPMDGIGEVCHKHNCLLLVDSVASLGGAPLYMDKQGIDILYTGSQKALNSPPGTAPISFSERASKKIFSRKTKPVSFLLDMGWLANYWGCDGKPRVYHHTGPISAFFSLRESLAILTEQGLENSWRNHQEVAEYLYKGLENLGLKLFVQDKRMRLPTVTTIAVPQGYDWKEITTYVMKHHSMEITGGLGPSVGKVLRVGLMGYNCSKSNADLVLQALGDALKHCHKSKV, encoded by the exons ATGCACAGGTccgtgttttgcagaggtgcGCTCCTGGCACAGCAGGTGGCTGTGGAGAGCTCCGTGCCCAGCAGGATTTCATCCAGTCTGCTGCCCCGCCGCCACCGCGCCATGTCCTCGCTGTCCGTCCCGCCACCTGCCTGCTTGCTGCGGCCTCTCGGGGCTCCCAACCGCTACCTGTTTGGCCCGGGACCCTCCAACGTGCCCCCCCGAGTCCTGGCTGCAGGTGGCAGACCTATAATCGGTCATATGCACAAGGAAATGTTTGAG ATCATGGACGACATCAAGAAAGGAATCCAGTACGCATTCCAGACACAGAACACGCTAACCATGGCCATCAGCGGCTCCGGTCACTGTGCCATGGAGGCGGCCATCTTCAATGCTGTGGAGCCCGGAGAGGCCGTCCTCATCGCTGTCAATGGCATCTGGGGAGAGCGGGCAGCTGACATCGCTGAGAGAATAG GTGCAGATGTTAAGAGGCTTGTTAAATCTCCTGGGGAGCACTTCCCTCTTCAAGAAATCGAGCAG GCTATGTCCCAGTACAAGCCCGTGCTCTTCTTCATCACTCACGGGGAGTCTTCTTCTGGGCTAGTGCATCCCATGGATGGGATCGGAGAAGTGTGCCACAA GCATAATTGTTTGCTTTTAGTCGATTCTGTGGCATCTCTGGGTGGTGCCCCACTCTACATGGACAAACAAG GCATTGACATCCTCTACACCGGCTCCCAGAAGGCACTGAACTCCCCCCCTGGGACAGCACCCATCTCCTTCAGTGAGAGGgcaag CAAGAAGATCTTCAGCCGAAAAACAAAGCCAGTCTCCTTCCTCCTGGACATGGGCTGGCTGGCTAATTACTGGGGCTGCGATGGAAAACCCAGAGT GTACCATCACACAGGGCCCATCTCAGCATTCTTCTCTCTAAGGGAGAGTCTGGCCATCTTGACAGAACAG GGCCTGGAGAACTCATGGAGGAACCACCAGGAAGTGGCAGAGTACCTGTACAAAGGGCTGGAAAACCTTGGTCTAAAGCTCTTTGTACAAGACAAG cGCATGAGGCTCCCAACGGTGACCACCATTGCTGTGCCCCAGGGGTACGACTGGAAGGAGATCACAACCTACGTTATGAAACACCACAGCATGGAGATCACCGGGGGGTTGGGGCCCTCTGTGGGCAAG GTGCTGCGTGTGGGGCTGATGGGATATAACTGCAGCAAGAGCAACGCAGACCTAGTGCTCCAGGCCTTGGGAGACGCACTCAAACACTGTCACAAGAGCAAGGTGTAG
- the dtymk gene encoding thymidylate kinase yields the protein MMSCRRGALIVLEGVDRAGKTTQCKKLVQALQQSGRKAEMIRFPDRTTKIGQLINAYLEKSSELEDHTVHLLFSANRWELVPLMKQKLEQGVSLVVDRYAFSGVAFTSAKPGFNLDWCQKPDVGLPKPDLVLYLQLSPAEAARRGEFGAERYENSDFQKSVQHRFQQLMKDPSLNWQVIDAAKEIEDLHMEIMRHTEKAIDSAADKPIMELWK from the exons ATGATGTCTTGTCGAAGAGGAGCTCTGATTGTGTTGGAAGGGGTCGACCGGGCTGGCAAAACCACGCAATGCAAAAAATTGGTACAGGCGCTGCAGCAGAGTGGTCGAAAAGCCGAAATGATCCGATTTCCTG ACAGGACGACCAAGATCGGCCAGCTGATCAATGCATACCTGGAGAAGTCCAGCGAGCTGGAGGACCACACTGTGCATCTTCTCTTCTCTGCCAATCGCTGGGAGCTTGT GCCCCTGATGAAACAGAAGCTGGAGCAGGGAGTCAGTCTGGTGGTGGACCGGTACGCCTTCTCTGGAGTGGCTTTTACCAGCGCCAAGCCC GGCTTCAATCTGGACTGGTGTCAGAAGCCAGATGTGGGGCTGCCCAAACCAGACCTGGTGCTGTACCTGCAGCTTAGTCCAGCTGAGGCAGCTCGGCGGGGGGAGTTCGGGGCTGAACGGTATGAAAACAGCGACTTCCAGAAGAGCGTACAGCACCGCTTTCAGCAGCTCATGAAGGACCCCTCCCTTAACTGGCAG GTCATCGATGCCGCTAAAGAAATCGAGGATTTGCACATGGAAATCATGAGACACACCGAGAAAGCCATTGACAGTGCTGCAGACAAACCCATCATGGAACTGTGGAAGTGA